The Peribacillus sp. FSL E2-0218 genome contains a region encoding:
- a CDS encoding DUF4440 domain-containing protein yields MGSESALYEHLLQLEKKLLKPEIRTSQNELNHILADQFFEFGSSGEVLYKDEGIAEEGIGEVKMTLSDFDIHPLSEEIVLATYRIFNEVKKQHSLRSSIWKFTDGRWQMLFHQGTTIGAGQKV; encoded by the coding sequence ATGGGAAGTGAATCTGCGTTATATGAACATTTACTGCAACTGGAAAAAAAGTTGTTAAAACCAGAAATTCGTACATCTCAAAACGAGCTTAACCATATACTTGCAGACCAGTTTTTTGAATTTGGTAGTTCTGGTGAAGTCTTGTACAAAGATGAGGGGATTGCTGAAGAAGGAATAGGTGAGGTAAAGATGACTTTGAGTGATTTTGACATACATCCATTGTCTGAAGAAATTGTGTTAGCCACCTATCGAATATTTAACGAAGTAAAAAAACAACATTCATTGCGAAGTTCCATCTGGAAATTTACAGATGGAAGATGGCAAATGCTTTTTCACCAAGGAACAACGATCGGGGCAGGACAGAAAGTATAA
- a CDS encoding sigma-70 family RNA polymerase sigma factor: MGELDEIYSSYAEEVFKYLMCLCHNADLSEELTQETFYQAVKSIDRYNGECKMSVWLCQIAKHSYYKHLERNKKQQRHILQEDTIHTSPEAELIYSEDKIALYRIIHLLDEPYKEVLLLRILGGLSFKEIGEIQLKNENWARVTFYRAKMKLRERGKDKNGH; this comes from the coding sequence TTGGGGGAACTAGATGAAATTTATAGCAGTTATGCTGAAGAAGTTTTTAAATATCTAATGTGTCTTTGTCACAACGCAGATTTATCAGAAGAACTAACACAAGAAACCTTCTATCAAGCTGTAAAATCCATTGATAGATATAATGGTGAATGTAAAATGTCAGTTTGGCTTTGTCAAATAGCGAAGCACTCCTATTATAAGCATCTTGAACGTAATAAGAAGCAACAAAGACATATACTTCAAGAGGACACAATTCATACTTCTCCTGAAGCTGAACTTATTTATTCCGAAGACAAAATTGCCCTATACCGAATAATACACTTACTTGATGAACCATATAAAGAGGTTTTACTATTGAGAATCTTAGGTGGTCTTAGTTTCAAAGAAATAGGGGAAATTCAGTTAAAAAATGAAAACTGGGCGAGAGTTACTTTTTATAGGGCTAAGATGAAATTAAGGGAAAGGGGTAAGGATAAAAATGGACATTAA
- a CDS encoding TetR/AcrR family transcriptional regulator C-terminal domain-containing protein gives MKKQQPQISEDKIIEASWELLGEEGIEKFSMRRLATRLGIQAPSLYWYFKSKQDLYQRLANHVSKMILKEFHSDGDWKEQLTVLAVTVRSVLSQYPCSTQLMMMTLPHEPDIIRFTNRMLLCVESTTLEQEQKMQVVTTLVNYIYYFVLDDYQHERNVSAIMKDQETDPGEEVTRLLNSMSESDAGLFRRMFTDGLFNLMGSDRSFEFGLKLILAGIEQVIKEQEK, from the coding sequence ATGAAAAAGCAACAGCCCCAGATTTCGGAGGATAAGATCATAGAAGCTTCATGGGAGCTTCTGGGGGAGGAGGGCATCGAGAAATTCAGCATGAGACGCTTGGCCACCCGGCTTGGAATTCAGGCTCCCTCTCTGTACTGGTACTTCAAGAGCAAGCAGGACCTCTACCAGCGGCTGGCCAACCATGTATCCAAAATGATCCTGAAGGAGTTTCACTCCGACGGTGACTGGAAGGAGCAGCTGACGGTCCTTGCGGTTACGGTACGGAGTGTGCTCAGCCAATACCCTTGCTCAACACAGCTCATGATGATGACGCTGCCCCACGAACCGGACATCATCCGATTCACCAACCGCATGCTGCTTTGCGTGGAATCGACGACGCTTGAGCAAGAGCAGAAAATGCAAGTGGTCACCACGCTTGTGAATTATATCTATTACTTCGTTCTAGACGATTATCAGCATGAACGGAATGTTTCTGCCATCATGAAGGACCAGGAAACGGATCCTGGCGAGGAGGTGACCCGCCTTCTGAACTCCATGAGCGAGTCGGACGCAGGACTGTTCCGGAGAATGTTCACAGATGGGCTTTTCAACCTGATGGGGTCCGATCGTTCGTTTGAATTCGGTTTGAAGCTGATTCTGGCAGGGATTGAGCAAGTGATAAAGGAGCAGGAGAAGTAG
- a CDS encoding MATE family efflux transporter, whose protein sequence is MDSENLYYFEKAPIAKAVAHFAVPMMLGTSMSVIYSILNAYFLGTLHDTAMLTALALTLPLFAIIMALGNLIGVGSGTFISRLLGEKKYDDVKHVSSFAFYSSLVLGLIMMAVGLPLIDPIVHGLGATLESFNFTKDYVTIMLIGSPFVVLFFTLENIVRSEGAAITSMIGMILSVVVNIILDAFVIFVFHWDVIGVASATVISNLVGSAFYAFHMGYKSQFLTVSVKWFKATKEILGNVLKIGIPVFIMSVFMGAMSLIFNHFLVEYGDQAVAAFGISSRLLQFPEFILMGLCEGVVPLIAFSFTANKLRMKNTIGFTIKAIVALAVVFGIIVYLISDHLIGLFTNDPQLIEMGSYILHVTFLSLFITGMTALFTGIFQATAQGTAAFIMSIIQGITLIPVLFIANQMNGFHGVVWSLVIADAVAFLVGASMLYVLRTKLQPDLSELVQ, encoded by the coding sequence ATGGATTCAGAAAACCTCTATTATTTTGAAAAAGCACCGATAGCAAAAGCCGTAGCCCACTTCGCTGTACCAATGATGCTAGGTACGTCGATGAGTGTCATATATTCGATCTTGAATGCCTATTTCCTTGGTACGCTTCACGATACGGCGATGTTAACGGCACTCGCACTAACCTTGCCGTTATTCGCAATCATCATGGCGCTGGGAAACTTGATTGGCGTAGGCAGCGGTACATTCATCTCGCGTTTGCTTGGAGAGAAAAAATATGATGATGTAAAGCATGTGTCTTCATTCGCCTTTTACAGTAGCTTAGTTCTCGGTCTTATCATGATGGCCGTCGGGCTCCCGCTGATCGATCCAATCGTCCATGGCCTGGGGGCTACGCTTGAATCCTTTAATTTCACGAAGGACTATGTCACGATCATGCTTATCGGTTCGCCATTCGTCGTATTATTCTTTACGCTGGAGAACATCGTGCGCTCGGAGGGGGCAGCAATCACGTCGATGATCGGGATGATTCTCAGTGTTGTCGTAAATATCATTCTCGATGCGTTCGTCATCTTCGTATTTCATTGGGACGTGATCGGCGTTGCGTCTGCTACGGTCATTTCCAACTTGGTTGGGAGTGCATTCTACGCCTTCCATATGGGATATAAAAGCCAATTCTTAACGGTCTCGGTAAAATGGTTCAAGGCTACCAAGGAAATTCTGGGCAATGTATTGAAAATCGGAATTCCTGTCTTTATTATGAGTGTGTTTATGGGAGCCATGTCGCTCATTTTCAACCATTTTCTTGTCGAATACGGGGATCAGGCCGTAGCCGCCTTCGGAATTTCATCCCGTTTATTGCAATTTCCTGAGTTCATTCTGATGGGCTTATGCGAGGGAGTCGTGCCGTTGATTGCCTTCTCTTTCACAGCGAATAAATTACGCATGAAGAATACGATTGGATTTACGATCAAAGCGATCGTGGCGTTGGCAGTCGTGTTCGGCATCATCGTCTACTTGATTTCCGACCACTTAATCGGCTTATTTACCAATGACCCGCAATTAATTGAAATGGGCAGCTACATTCTGCATGTGACGTTTTTATCCTTGTTCATTACCGGAATGACCGCATTGTTTACCGGGATTTTCCAAGCAACTGCGCAAGGAACTGCCGCTTTCATTATGTCAATCATTCAAGGAATCACCCTGATTCCCGTATTGTTTATCGCCAATCAAATGAACGGCTTCCACGGGGTGGTCTGGTCGCTTGTCATAGCGGATGCCGTGGCATTTCTCGTCGGTGCCAGCATGCTGTATGTTCTGCGAACCAAATTGCAGCCCGATTTGTCTGAATTAGTCCAATAA
- the gerQ gene encoding spore coat protein GerQ produces the protein MTCGDSNYYPMNDHPGFYPASTMNGIAGQPPYGGFRETMPSGPSYAAPVVPMGTGQQLPAGTIEESFMENILRFNKGKIGTFYFTYQGSSKWNSMIYRGRVETAGRDHIIISDPSTDKRFLLLMANLDWVEFDERINYPQTQISPNVQASLTTTD, from the coding sequence ATGACTTGCGGAGACTCTAATTATTATCCAATGAATGATCATCCTGGTTTTTATCCAGCTTCCACGATGAATGGCATTGCCGGGCAACCACCATACGGCGGCTTCCGGGAAACCATGCCTTCTGGACCTTCGTATGCCGCCCCAGTCGTCCCGATGGGGACGGGGCAGCAACTTCCGGCTGGCACGATCGAAGAATCTTTTATGGAAAACATCCTGCGCTTCAACAAAGGTAAGATCGGTACCTTCTACTTCACTTACCAAGGCAGCAGCAAATGGAATTCAATGATTTACCGCGGGCGCGTAGAAACGGCTGGTCGTGACCACATCATCATCAGCGACCCGTCCACCGATAAACGATTCCTGCTGCTGATGGCAAATCTCGACTGGGTCGAATTCGACGAACGAATCAACTATCCTCAGACACAAATTAGTCCTAATGTCCAGGCGTCCTTGACGACAACCGATTGA
- a CDS encoding transcriptional regulator — MEREEFIHLISEKMKLVRTEQSFSQDKMCEILGISKKTLVQIEKRRTEANWTTVVAFCALFKHSQLLMSSIGDDPVDFVRLIASKNGGTPKEKTMGGKIWWKEMDYRGDFRLQQNLISNHYRILDQYDYRWHSSFNKEESVSRLIELQELETFEGEGGGYEE, encoded by the coding sequence ATGGAAAGAGAAGAATTCATCCATTTAATTTCAGAAAAAATGAAACTTGTTCGAACTGAGCAAAGTTTTTCTCAAGATAAGATGTGTGAAATACTAGGGATTTCAAAAAAAACATTAGTTCAAATTGAAAAAAGAAGAACAGAAGCCAATTGGACCACCGTTGTGGCATTTTGCGCTTTGTTTAAACATAGCCAATTGCTGATGTCATCGATTGGTGATGATCCAGTTGATTTTGTCCGGCTAATTGCAAGCAAAAATGGCGGGACGCCTAAAGAAAAAACAATGGGCGGGAAGATATGGTGGAAGGAAATGGATTATAGAGGGGATTTTCGATTGCAACAAAACTTGATTAGTAACCATTACCGTATATTGGATCAATACGATTATCGCTGGCATAGTTCTTTTAATAAAGAAGAGAGTGTAAGTCGTTTAATCGAATTACAGGAGTTAGAGACGTTCGAAGGAGAGGGAGGGGGATATGAAGAATAA
- a CDS encoding cell wall hydrolase: MGRRIKHNSRDVEELARLMKAEASGEGVQGMNMVGTVVANRVEADCAPDFRGLRNIRHAIYQTIPGTETPHFEPVLNGTLYTQRPNEADLQRARNVLHGYRDPRARNSLWFFNPSPGKKYRAPCTATMPRSPMTQFDFSHKNHCFYIGVPGYCPVFYS, translated from the coding sequence ATGGGTCGACGAATAAAACATAATTCACGAGACGTGGAGGAGTTGGCGAGACTCATGAAGGCGGAAGCGAGCGGTGAGGGAGTCCAGGGCATGAACATGGTGGGAACGGTTGTGGCCAATCGGGTCGAGGCTGACTGTGCCCCTGACTTCAGAGGATTGCGCAATATCAGACATGCGATTTATCAAACGATACCCGGAACTGAAACTCCTCACTTCGAGCCCGTCTTGAATGGAACCTTGTATACACAACGCCCCAATGAAGCTGACCTTCAGAGGGCCAGGAATGTATTGCATGGGTATCGGGACCCGCGGGCCCGAAATAGTTTGTGGTTTTTCAATCCCAGTCCGGGGAAAAAATACCGAGCACCCTGTACCGCCACCATGCCAAGGTCGCCCATGACGCAGTTCGATTTTTCACACAAGAATCATTGCTTTTATATCGGCGTACCGGGCTATTGTCCAGTGTTTTATAGTTGA
- a CDS encoding alpha/beta hydrolase, with protein MAYCKVRQAEIYYEDLGEGTPILMIHGYTPDHRLMSGCMEPILAGRHGWRRIYLDLPGMGLTKGYDEISSSDEMLNAVSDFIQAVIPDQEYVIAGESYGGYIARGLIEKQQKRILGAAFICPVILPLPENRTVEKHEIVKMNQKFIESLSKDQLEDFKNHNIVLNEYTWLRYNEEILSGCKMGDEKFLNKVKNEYGFSFKIDQSDFSKPSVFLLGRQDSSVGYKDALDLADKYPKGTFAVLDSAGHNLQIEQPQLFPTLINEWLDRVEDFHN; from the coding sequence ATGGCATATTGTAAAGTTCGCCAGGCTGAAATATATTATGAAGATTTAGGGGAAGGTACGCCCATTTTAATGATACATGGTTATACTCCTGACCATCGATTGATGAGCGGGTGTATGGAGCCTATATTGGCTGGGAGGCACGGGTGGCGCCGGATTTATTTGGACCTTCCTGGGATGGGATTAACAAAAGGATACGACGAAATAAGCAGTTCCGATGAAATGCTGAATGCTGTTTCGGATTTCATTCAAGCCGTAATTCCTGACCAAGAGTACGTCATTGCCGGGGAGTCATACGGTGGCTATATAGCTAGGGGCCTTATTGAAAAGCAGCAGAAACGAATACTCGGCGCTGCCTTCATATGTCCGGTCATTTTACCACTTCCAGAAAATCGAACAGTTGAGAAACACGAAATAGTAAAGATGAATCAAAAGTTTATTGAAAGTTTATCAAAGGATCAATTAGAAGATTTCAAGAATCATAACATTGTACTTAATGAATACACATGGTTAAGGTACAACGAAGAAATTCTTAGTGGTTGTAAAATGGGAGATGAAAAGTTTCTAAATAAGGTAAAAAATGAATATGGGTTTTCTTTTAAGATTGATCAGTCTGATTTCAGTAAACCCAGCGTTTTCCTGTTAGGAAGGCAAGACTCTTCGGTTGGATATAAGGATGCTCTTGACCTAGCCGATAAGTATCCGAAAGGAACATTTGCCGTATTGGATAGTGCAGGCCACAATCTGCAAATTGAACAACCACAACTCTTCCCTACGCTAATAAATGAATGGCTGGATAGAGTTGAAGACTTCCATAACTGA
- a CDS encoding zf-HC2 domain-containing protein: MDIKCNIVRDLLPSYIDHLCSQDSIHYIEEHMESCEKCREVLESMKNDVDFTVEIDEVYKVEVKKPFQKLARFFNGQKKLTNYLLLTTLFSLLFGFIFLIHSIIKFNEHREEVTKLEVVEQEKETIMDEVIHILGASTEVTEKEEKQLLTVFNKYNKKLNLLAVFPAADLKDWLQENASVKQKPTTIYPIEYKEAAIVIGNQGILRENDSITPSGYDLGTVVLAKNRWVIQYEYKSSYEKTIERHHQVTHYGPSTWSIFQAPILLFIVFSVLLMFWIFLMRQNKRLKDVMG, from the coding sequence ATGGACATTAAATGCAATATAGTGAGAGATTTACTTCCATCTTATATCGATCATTTGTGCAGCCAGGATAGTATTCATTATATTGAGGAACATATGGAATCGTGTGAAAAATGTAGAGAAGTATTAGAAAGTATGAAAAATGATGTGGATTTTACCGTTGAGATAGATGAAGTTTATAAAGTGGAAGTAAAAAAACCATTCCAAAAATTAGCCAGATTCTTCAACGGTCAAAAGAAACTGACGAATTATTTACTTCTAACAACATTATTCTCCTTGCTGTTTGGATTCATATTTCTAATCCATTCAATTATTAAGTTTAATGAACATAGAGAAGAAGTAACTAAGTTGGAAGTAGTAGAACAAGAAAAAGAAACCATTATGGATGAAGTAATTCATATTCTCGGAGCCTCAACAGAAGTGACGGAAAAAGAAGAAAAACAACTTCTTACCGTATTTAATAAGTATAATAAAAAACTTAATTTGTTAGCTGTTTTTCCAGCAGCAGATTTAAAAGATTGGTTACAGGAAAATGCTTCTGTAAAACAGAAACCTACAACGATCTATCCTATTGAGTACAAGGAAGCTGCCATTGTCATTGGAAATCAGGGAATACTTAGGGAGAATGATTCCATTACCCCTAGTGGTTACGATTTAGGAACTGTTGTGCTGGCGAAAAATCGGTGGGTCATTCAATATGAATATAAAAGTTCGTATGAGAAGACTATTGAGAGACATCACCAAGTAACCCATTACGGACCAAGTACGTGGAGTATTTTTCAGGCACCGATATTATTATTTATTGTATTTAGTGTTCTATTGATGTTTTGGATATTCTTAATGAGACAAAATAAACGTCTTAAAGATGTAATGGGATAA
- a CDS encoding alpha/beta hydrolase has protein sequence MNPNIIVRNNVKVKGSGTRPMIFAPGFGCDQNVWQSVAKDFEDEYQIILFDYVGSGHSDLEAYNVERYSSLEGYAQDVLDVCSALELKDAIFVGHSVGCVIGMLASIKHPEYFSKLVLVGPSPCYLNLPDDYYGGFEKEQLFGLIDMMEKNYIGWATAFAGTVMSNPDRPELKQELEKRFCSTDPIIARQFAEATFFADNRKDLEKVTVPSLILQCSDDVIAPSAVGEYIHRHLPDSTLNMMKATGHCPHMSHPEETILLIRQYLDESSTID, from the coding sequence ATGAATCCTAATATTATCGTGCGTAACAATGTAAAGGTAAAGGGAAGCGGTACACGACCCATGATATTCGCCCCAGGCTTTGGTTGTGATCAAAATGTCTGGCAATCAGTTGCAAAAGACTTCGAGGATGAATACCAAATTATCCTATTTGACTATGTTGGGTCAGGTCATTCCGACTTAGAGGCATACAACGTGGAAAGATACAGCTCTCTTGAAGGGTATGCACAAGATGTACTTGATGTTTGTTCCGCATTAGAGCTAAAGGATGCTATTTTTGTTGGACACTCTGTTGGTTGTGTCATTGGCATGCTGGCCTCCATTAAGCACCCTGAATACTTTTCTAAACTTGTTCTGGTAGGGCCTTCGCCTTGCTACCTGAACCTCCCTGATGATTATTACGGAGGATTCGAGAAAGAACAACTTTTCGGATTGATTGATATGATGGAAAAAAATTATATAGGCTGGGCAACCGCCTTTGCGGGAACGGTTATGTCCAATCCCGATCGACCAGAGTTAAAACAGGAGCTGGAGAAGCGGTTTTGTTCCACTGATCCCATTATCGCTCGCCAATTTGCAGAGGCCACCTTTTTCGCAGACAACCGTAAAGACTTAGAAAAAGTAACAGTGCCATCACTTATTTTGCAATGTTCTGATGATGTTATTGCTCCGTCAGCAGTAGGTGAATATATTCACAGACATCTTCCTGATAGTACATTGAACATGATGAAAGCAACAGGACATTGTCCGCATATGAGTCATCCCGAGGAGACGATTCTCCTGATCCGTCAATATTTGGATGAGTCTTCGACAATCGATTGA
- a CDS encoding RNA polymerase sigma factor, which yields MDDITKNNVLNSELNIVYRYLRKLGISQADSEDAVQETAYKYLLYYDTIQTSKIRSWLIRVSLNFHYDQCRKHRRYDLNLNEERLVTDIEELPEVIFLVKERNKEVGDALSKLRPHFQELLLLKYQSGLSYEEIAMLIEKPISSIKTNLFRARKRLAKIYKEENHE from the coding sequence ATGGATGACATAACTAAAAATAACGTACTTAATTCGGAGCTTAATATTGTATATAGATACTTGCGGAAGTTGGGCATTTCGCAGGCAGATTCAGAGGATGCTGTTCAGGAAACGGCTTATAAGTATCTGCTTTATTACGATACGATTCAGACTTCCAAGATTCGGAGTTGGCTGATACGCGTATCATTGAATTTTCATTATGATCAGTGCCGAAAGCACCGTCGGTATGACCTCAATTTAAATGAAGAACGTTTAGTGACGGACATAGAAGAGCTTCCAGAGGTGATCTTTCTTGTGAAAGAAAGGAATAAAGAGGTTGGAGATGCCCTTTCAAAGTTAAGGCCACACTTTCAAGAACTTTTGTTATTAAAGTATCAATCAGGCTTATCGTACGAAGAGATAGCGATGTTAATAGAGAAGCCGATCAGTTCCATTAAGACGAATTTATTCAGAGCGAGGAAACGATTAGCGAAGATTTATAAGGAGGAGAATCATGAGTGA
- a CDS encoding SpoIIE family protein phosphatase: MNEQLNEAPCGFFTLSEEDTILSVNQTLLKILGHGHEEMEGQHINFILSASAILFHQLYLVPLIKLENHIEEIYISLKSADGEEIPVLLNAVRRERDGRTIIECVVIPMRKRNELENELLLAKKEAMTALHAKNMAYADLENAHETVKMQKEKLIELNGKNEKYKMETEREMELAKKIQEALLPVPISNEHLEIQAYYKGANQLSGDLYGFYQIDAHRFGLILLDVMGHGLSSALITMSLHSIFQRLILKGSEVGAVMKELDDLLHSLFNNTSETSYYCTAVYLLIDTDKKEIRYINAGHPPVVLQDVNGTQYHLHSNRPPLGMFEGISFTTTTITYNKDSSLFLYTDGVEEPLGSDQLCSLIKNHSKAPLSTLKQEIMESLRNGKNPDSCKDDQCFILVKLN, encoded by the coding sequence GTGAATGAACAATTAAATGAGGCACCTTGCGGATTTTTTACCTTGTCAGAAGAAGATACTATTTTATCCGTTAACCAAACTTTACTTAAAATATTGGGGCATGGTCACGAAGAAATGGAAGGGCAGCATATTAACTTTATCCTTTCAGCTTCGGCTATACTCTTTCATCAGCTATATCTGGTTCCTCTGATTAAGCTGGAAAATCACATTGAGGAAATTTATATATCTTTAAAGTCTGCAGATGGTGAAGAGATACCCGTGTTACTCAACGCTGTCCGAAGAGAGCGCGATGGAAGAACCATTATTGAGTGTGTGGTGATTCCCATGCGAAAAAGAAACGAACTGGAAAATGAGCTTCTATTAGCGAAAAAAGAGGCAATGACAGCTCTACATGCTAAGAATATGGCTTATGCTGATTTAGAGAATGCTCATGAAACGGTGAAAATGCAAAAAGAAAAGCTTATTGAATTGAACGGGAAAAACGAAAAATACAAAATGGAAACAGAAAGAGAAATGGAACTCGCAAAAAAAATCCAAGAGGCGTTATTGCCTGTTCCCATTAGTAATGAACATCTTGAAATTCAAGCCTATTATAAAGGCGCCAATCAACTATCAGGTGATCTTTATGGATTTTACCAAATTGACGCCCACCGATTTGGCCTTATCCTGCTCGATGTGATGGGGCACGGGCTTTCTTCGGCTCTCATAACCATGTCGCTTCATTCCATATTTCAAAGATTGATTCTAAAAGGTTCCGAAGTCGGCGCCGTCATGAAGGAATTAGATGATCTTCTTCATTCTCTATTCAATAACACCAGTGAAACTTCTTATTATTGCACAGCTGTTTACCTTTTAATCGATACGGATAAGAAAGAAATCCGTTATATTAATGCCGGCCATCCTCCCGTAGTTTTACAGGATGTGAACGGAACCCAATATCACCTGCATTCCAATCGTCCCCCACTCGGGATGTTCGAAGGGATAAGTTTTACTACGACTACCATCACATACAATAAGGACAGCAGCCTGTTCCTTTATACAGATGGAGTGGAAGAACCTCTAGGTTCAGACCAATTATGTTCATTAATAAAGAACCATTCGAAAGCCCCGCTATCGACACTTAAACAGGAAATCATGGAATCCCTTAGAAATGGAAAGAACCCGGATTCATGTAAAGATGACCAATGCTTTATACTGGTTAAACTAAATTAA
- the bla gene encoding class A beta-lactamase, with the protein MKSLNHIFCTSTFKKIVPVLVLSCAALAGCSNNNGKAELTEPKKQETAKIQNFAQLEEKFDAKLGIFALDTGTNQTVTYHPDERFAYTSTHKALAVGALLQQKSLVDLKQRITYTQEDLVNYNPITEKHVDAGMTLKELSDASLRYSDNTAGNLILKQLGGPAGFKKALEEMGDDVTSPERIEPALNEVNPGETHDTSTPRALAESLQAFTLGDALPKEKRELLIDWMKRNTTGDALIRAGVPKGWEVADKTGAGSYGTRNDIAIIWPSKGDPIVLAVLSSRDEKDAEYNDKLIAEATKEVIQALKVKNK; encoded by the coding sequence ATGAAATCATTGAACCATATTTTTTGTACTTCCACATTCAAAAAAATAGTGCCAGTACTGGTTCTTTCATGCGCAGCGCTTGCGGGTTGTTCAAACAATAACGGGAAGGCTGAATTAACTGAACCTAAAAAACAAGAAACGGCCAAGATTCAAAATTTTGCCCAGCTTGAAGAAAAATTTGATGCCAAGCTTGGTATCTTTGCCTTGGATACCGGTACAAACCAAACGGTAACCTATCATCCAGATGAGCGTTTTGCTTATACATCCACTCATAAGGCCCTAGCTGTAGGAGCTCTATTACAACAGAAATCATTGGTAGACCTTAAGCAAAGAATTACCTATACACAGGAGGATCTGGTTAATTATAATCCGATCACAGAGAAGCATGTTGATGCCGGGATGACGCTTAAGGAGCTTTCGGATGCGTCTCTTCGATACAGTGACAATACTGCTGGAAACCTTATCCTTAAGCAACTGGGGGGACCGGCTGGATTCAAAAAAGCACTGGAGGAAATGGGTGATGATGTTACCAGCCCTGAGCGGATTGAGCCAGCTTTAAACGAAGTGAATCCTGGTGAAACTCATGATACGAGTACGCCAAGAGCACTTGCTGAAAGTCTTCAGGCTTTTACATTGGGAGATGCACTTCCAAAAGAGAAACGTGAGCTTTTAATAGATTGGATGAAGCGAAATACGACGGGAGATGCGCTAATTCGAGCTGGAGTGCCGAAAGGCTGGGAAGTTGCTGACAAGACTGGCGCGGGATCATATGGTACGCGAAATGACATCGCCATCATTTGGCCATCAAAAGGAGACCCTATCGTTCTTGCCGTCCTTTCAAGTCGAGATGAAAAAGATGCCGAGTATAATGACAAGCTTATCGCTGAGGCAACAAAAGAAGTAATACAGGCTCTTAAAGTCAAAAATAAATAG
- a CDS encoding VOC family protein, whose protein sequence is MIKGIFETHINVRDYQRSATFYEKLLNIIPLHEDTARKSKFYWVGQPGESMLGIRENYPSSLVQRQHFAFKVNVEDISSAKEYLSIHARCIYLFRRSRWSFH, encoded by the coding sequence ATGATAAAAGGTATTTTTGAAACTCATATTAACGTTAGGGACTATCAAAGGTCGGCGACATTTTATGAAAAGCTCTTGAACATTATTCCGTTACATGAAGATACTGCTAGAAAGTCAAAATTTTATTGGGTTGGGCAACCAGGAGAGTCGATGCTTGGTATCCGAGAAAACTATCCCAGTTCATTAGTGCAGCGACAACATTTTGCTTTTAAAGTTAATGTGGAGGATATATCCTCGGCAAAAGAATATTTATCCATTCATGCCCGCTGTATCTATCTATTTCGAAGATCCAGATGGTCATTCCATTGA
- a CDS encoding SMI1/KNR4 family protein, translated as MHNVTEILLGLKNRLDSSKRLLIQATHGNVHWTRFTFNPPIPVKELDRLVNKENLILPEGYKEFLLLHNGVYLFEDEYSAGIALYKAQDIPNRLKQFQYNFGPYLTEDNRGSYPIGSYPNIGEIMINYNYFKEGRKDYMWIADDQMSKMGQNTFESWLDKLIVSQGSFFWEWN; from the coding sequence ATGCATAATGTTACAGAAATCTTATTAGGATTAAAAAATAGGTTAGATAGCAGTAAGAGACTTTTGATTCAAGCAACACACGGAAATGTTCATTGGACTCGTTTCACATTTAATCCTCCCATCCCAGTTAAAGAATTAGACAGATTGGTCAATAAAGAGAATTTAATCTTACCGGAAGGATATAAAGAATTTCTGCTACTGCATAACGGAGTTTATTTATTCGAAGATGAATATTCAGCTGGAATTGCCCTTTATAAAGCACAAGATATACCTAATCGACTGAAACAATTTCAGTATAATTTTGGTCCGTATTTAACAGAAGATAACAGAGGCTCATATCCAATTGGGAGTTATCCAAACATAGGGGAAATCATGATTAATTATAATTATTTCAAAGAAGGAAGAAAGGATTATATGTGGATAGCAGACGACCAAATGAGCAAAATGGGACAGAATACTTTCGAGTCATGGCTTGATAAACTTATCGTTTCACAAGGATCATTTTTTTGGGAGTGGAATTAA